Genomic segment of Salvia splendens isolate huo1 chromosome 12, SspV2, whole genome shotgun sequence:
agtgtaccgaccccgacgaagccgaatatctccgggcatTAATCGATGAgttgcgtcggaagttgggaattgcaccgacttagttgttttttttgtaagttgaatggtgtaacttttttttattaatgcgtcgccatttgttatttagacgttttttatttactcgttacttgttatttgaaaacatttaaattaattaaataaaacaataaaatgatgatgtggcgcgccttagggcgccccactacaGGTgtggaggtaggaggataaaactgatgacgtggcgcgccatagggcgcgccttaaggcgccccactgctgatgccctaacACAGTGGGCAAAGCCCAAATACAAAACAAACTAATCAATACTCCATAAGATGCAAAATACATATCCTAGAGCCAAAATACGACTAATACATTTGTGATTTGACTCTTTATTAATTACAAAGATTAGTAACTAACTTCGTCAGAGGTAATAGACAATTatgtaaattaataattatccATACCAGATTTTCaggttagagcatccacagtggggtgGACGATAAtttgcccgatgcatcgggcgtgctATTGTCAGCCACTGTAGCCATGCGGACGATGCcagatgcatcgtccgcgccctatgcatcgtccgcggtatcgtccgccccattgcggatgatgcaacacattttcattttattttttttattatttttattatttttatttcttttatctatatatacctcacttttcactccatttttccacacttttctctcccatctctcatcaattatcttttccccacacaccaatctttctctcactaaaaaaATGAGACCCGACGACGATtggagtacctcggagggcaTTACTCCAGCCTTGACTCTGGCCTTGTTCGACTGCGTTCATGGGGCTGCGGCGGAATGCTTGGCCGAAATGGATCGCGAGCGTGAAGCGGCGGAGCATGCCCAAGCGGAGCAGATCCAGAGGCCGATTCGCCGTCGGACGTTTGTCCGCCGCGAGCACGACctagctcaccaacgtctgttcgcagactattttgcggaggaaccacggtggggcccgacgGTTTTTCACCGCCGGTTTAGGATGAGGCAAGATCTTTTTCTTAGCATTGTCCAAACGTTGGAGGAAAGTGATCCTTAattccagtatcgggaagatggcatcggcagaACTGGACTTATGctgttgcagaagtgcacggttgtgctccgtcagttggcctacggcaccacaaCAGACATGTTCGACAAGTACCTTCACGTCGGGGGAGACaactggccgcgagtgcctgaagaaattttgtaggggagttgtggaggctttcAGCAACACATATTTGCGAAGGCCGACTACTGACGATTGCCAggccctgatgaagatgcacgagacggtgcACGGCTTTCCTAAAATGCTAgggagcatagattgtatgcactgggagtggaagaattgtccgacggcgtggagaggccaatttactagtggatacaagggcaacCACTCGATGATGATCCTTAAAGCCATCGCTGCCCATCGGCTATAGATCTGACATGCTTACTTCCGTGTGGCCGGGTCGAACAATAATATCAACGTCCTGAACTCATCATatctcttcaccgagcaatgcaatggcaacgacccggccatcgagttcactgcaaACGGACGCTAACATCATATgtggtactacttggccgatggcatataccctaGGTGACCTGTTTTTTTTAAGACGATCATCTGTCCAATGGGTGAGGAGAGTTTTATTCGCGCAAAAACAGAAGgctgcgcggaaggatgtggaggggacatttggtgtgctccaagcgcggtgggcaatGGTGAAGGGTCCGACGCGGTTCTGGTACAAGGACTTCATctccgatgtcatgtatgcgtgcatcatcttgcataacatgatagtcgaacacaaaggtggaagagtcaccgattggggcgatgatgaagctggatctagctccagcagGGCGACCCCGCCCCACGTTCGAGGATTACCGGTGGGGTACAATGAGGTTCTAGCTAGataggcctcaatgcgcaaccaacaagaccatgctcggCGCTCATGTCCGACCTGGTTGAAGAAATTTGGAACTATAATGGCCGttgaatttgtatttttttttatttcgtactATACCATTTGAACtttcaatgaaatgaagttttttattcaaattttgtagtgtttatttattcaaataaataaaatgctatAATGATTTCGAGAAAAAACTATAGTGAAGAAGTATGAAATATCTTCTTAAACTCTTAAATTGAAATGTTTGGCGTCGTCGCTTCTTCGAAGAGACTCAAATCAAATGCGTCTATGTCGACATTCATTATAGTAAAAAATGCACCACCCAaaacaatactctctccgtccaccaataggagtctcatttatttccagtacgagttttaaaaaaaatgctaagaaaagttagtggaaaaaaagttagtggaatttgagtctcacttatatatattagttttaaatatgtgagtgaaatgagttagtggaatgtgggaccctattaccataTATAGTAAAGatgaatcgggactcctattcgcaaacggactaaaatggaaaaacgagattCTTATTCGCGGATGGAGTGAGTATTAACCTAGCTTAGTTATTCTCACTCCAAACCTTGGAtactagaaagagagagagtacATTTATCCAATAAAGTCAAATTCAAGATTGGTAGATGACACACCAAAGTAACCAATTGTACAACTATTACTGAGTTACCTTAATCACATTGGCTACtctcttcaatttcttcatGACTAAGCATATCGCCTAACTATCAAAAAGTGGTAGCACTAAAGTGACAACATCACCATCTCACCGTTGATCTTCCTCACAATCACAATTTCATCAAAAGTAGAAACCCCACAAACACATCCCCTTTAGCCTTACATAAATTCAAACTACACCACATTCAAAAGCAACTTTACACTTTCCTTAGTTTATTCCATTTCATTTCCCCCTTCCTCTCTCCTTATTATTTAagagacaaaacacacacattCTTGATGAATGCTTCTTTTCCCAAAGGCTAAAACAGAATGGACTCTGTTCCAACATCCCCAACACACACTAACACACCACCCTCAGTCAAGCAAAACAAACTCTCCCCCATCTACCAAATTGTCCTCCCGAAGCTCGCCACGGCCGACACGCTTCTACACAGCAGCAAGGCGCGAGCGAGAGAGCGAGCCATCCTAAGAAAACCGCGCGCAACCACCCCCACAATATGGTGCGCTGCAATCCTCTGCGTCATATTCAGTCTCCTCATCATCTTCCTCAGCATCACCATCCTAGTCATCTTCGTCGCTGTCCAGCCAAGAATCCCTTCATTCGACACGCCTGGAGCGACCCTCAACGCCGTGTTCCTCAACTTCCCGGAGTATATCAATGCAGACATCACCATCCTAGCAAACTTCTCCAACCAGAATAGGAAGCTGAGTGTTCGATTCGAGCACATCAAGGTGGAGGTCCACTTGATGGAGGTGGTAGTAGCAACGCATGATGTCCCGGGTTTCGACTTGAGGCCTAGAGAAGCGCGGTTGATGCCGGTTCATATGGTGTCCGGGTTGGTCCATCTGCCACCAAATGTTGCTGTGGAGTTTCAGAAACAGGTGATAAGGAACAAAGTGGTTTACAACATTAAAGCAAGTTTTAAAGTGAGactaaatttgggattgattcaTTATTCTTATTGGCTACATGGAGATTGCCAAATGGATATGAGTAGCCCTCCCACCAGCCTACATATAAGCCACACTTGCAAAACCAAGAGATAGGTTGTTTTTTAGTCCATTTTTAGCATACAACAACTATAGTAAGAAGCCACAATTTATTCTTATGAGTATATACTTGTCTGAAATTATGTATAGCTCTTTGTATTCTAATGTTTTGGAACAATGAAAGGAATACTTCATTGTGAGGAGAGAAGAGAAATAATTATCCATAGTGGGATATTCACATTGTGATGCATATGCACAAGAGCAATAAAATAGCAACAAGATAAAGAGAGTGTAGGATGTGGAGAAATGAGCTGGAATTTGTCAGACATTAAACGAGCTTATCAAATGTGAGGATATATATTTTACTTGAATAAACCTTAGATTAAATTCTGTATATTCTCATTATTAGTATTCTTTTTGAATGAGCAAACATAGTAATTTATTTGATACTAGTATACGTTGTATAAGGGTGGGGAATGCTTAATTGAACACAAAACATTATCGcaatctctcttaatttactacTGCATTCAAAAACGAGATTAATTTACTACCTAATAGAAAATGTATATTGAATCCGTAAATTAATCATAGTCCAATAGTTTTGCTAAAAACCCCACTGGTTGTATACATATTGTCATTTTCTTCATGAATCAAGGACCATAAATTGCAACTCAAttaaaaatagtatatttagaTTCCAATTATTATGGGGTAATGAATAAATATTATTGATCCTACTAAAAATATGAAGGTAGTATTCTTCAAGATAAAATCAACATTTATAAATAAGAAAACTGAAATTTGTGAAAGATAAACCATGCTCAAAAGTCCATGTCCATTTATTTATTGAGGAACACAATTGGaacatctctttttttttgttttcatagTAACGAAATTGGagatgaaggagaaaaaaggaCATGTTATATTAGAATTATGAAGAGTGTATATATATGCAATGAGAAGAAgagatataaatatataaacgcCGCCTAGCTCAATACTTATATCCTTGCTCGTACAAGCTCTGCGCCGCCAAGTGGCCACCAGCCCCGCCGACGTACTTCCCGAGCGTGGCCTCGGAGTTGGCCTTGCACCTGGCCACGAACGCGGcctgcgccttctccacgttcTCCTTCTTCCCGGCCCATGTCTTGAGCGTGCTCTGCTGCAGCGCCCGCCCGAACGAGAACGACAGCGTCCACGGCTTCAGCACCTCCAGCTTGTTCATCGCGCTCAGATTCACCGTCGCCTCCTCCTCGCTCTGCCCTCCCGACAGGAACACGATCCCCGGCACCGCTGGTGGCACCGTCCTCCGCAGCGCCCTCACCGTGTGCTCGGCTATCACCTCCGCACTCACCTATATACATCAATTTCCGTTTATGAATTTGAAATATATGTgcatcaaattaaaaaataggaAATCGTAATATTCTGTCTAGTGAAATCGAGAAATATCAATTTCGTTTAGGGCAAATTACCAGAAATATCATACTGTATTTTTGTTCAAATTTTGGTTTCTGCAACTTTAAATATTGGAATAAAAAACTGTGAATTTAGAATTAATTTTTATCCAAATTTCCCGCGACAATTAATTTATACTCCAAAAAAGTTGTATCTAATGTGACctccaaaaaaaattaacagGACACATAGCAATTTTTACTCAAATACATCATCAAAATCAACAACATATTCTACGAAATATTTTCTAATGAAAAATTGAGATATgttaaaatttatgattttactGCTGATTTTTAAGTTTGAccaaatttcatgttttttacgtttattacatatatatagtgttAATTAATGAAGCATGTACCTTGGGGCTGTCGGAGCCAGGAGTGACCATGTTGGGCTTGAGGAGCGTCCCCTCGAGGAGCACGTGGTGATCATTCAGCGCCTTGTAGACCGCGGCAAGCACGGTCTCGGTGGCTGCGGCGCATTTGTCGATGTCGTGGGAGCCGTCGGTCAGGATCTCGGGCTCCACGATGGGGACAAGGCCGTTCTCCTGGCATATGATGGCGTAGCGGGCGAGTCCCTGCGCGTTCTGCTGGATGCTGAGCTCAGAGGGCTCGGTGGGCCCGATCTTGAGGACCGAGCGCCACTTG
This window contains:
- the LOC121757437 gene encoding uncharacterized protein LOC121757437, translated to MDSVPTSPTHTNTPPSVKQNKLSPIYQIVLPKLATADTLLHSSKARARERAILRKPRATTPTIWCAAILCVIFSLLIIFLSITILVIFVAVQPRIPSFDTPGATLNAVFLNFPEYINADITILANFSNQNRKLSVRFEHIKVEVHLMEVVVATHDVPGFDLRPREARLMPVHMVSGLVHLPPNVAVEFQKQVIRNKVVYNIKASFKVRLNLGLIHYSYWLHGDCQMDMSSPPTSLHISHTCKTKR
- the LOC121758701 gene encoding fructose-bisphosphate aldolase 5, cytosolic-like, with translation MSSFVGKYADELIKNAKYIATPGKGILAADESTGTIGKRLSSINVENIESNRQALRELLFTAPSALSYLSGVILFEETLYQNTSDGKPFVELLQDNNVVPGIKVDKGTVDLTGTNGETTTQGLDSLAARCQQYYKAGARFAKWRSVLKIGPTEPSELSIQQNAQGLARYAIICQENGLVPIVEPEILTDGSHDIDKCAAATETVLAAVYKALNDHHVLLEGTLLKPNMVTPGSDSPKVSAEVIAEHTVRALRRTVPPAVPGIVFLSGGQSEEEATVNLSAMNKLEVLKPWTLSFSFGRALQQSTLKTWAGKKENVEKAQAAFVARCKANSEATLGKYVGGAGGHLAAQSLYEQGYKY